Genomic window (Argopecten irradians isolate NY chromosome 13, Ai_NY, whole genome shotgun sequence):
AATTCTAGCAGTCAGAGGTATCGGGAAAGGAAATGTTGAAAATAAGCTTTGTGGGAGATGATACCTACGATGATTATGGATGGCATCATGACGACAAAAGGATTTAAACATTTCATTCGGAACGATTGAGGAGTGTTAATCTTCAAGTTCGATCTCTGGAATTCATTACACTCaattttggtataattttgaTTCATTTTTATGTACACCCGTAAAAATTtgtatatcaaaagtaaatgtaGAAAAGGCTTAACAACATCAATGAAGATATGCCATTTTCCATGCTGTGTAAGGTTGACATTTAATGATCTTAAATTTGACAGAGTCCTTGAGGTTACAAATCATTATGCTCATGATGCTTTTTACTTAAAAGccatattttatgaaaaataggatttcaaaattacaactCAAGAATAAACTGGATATACATGTTGAACATTAATAATGTAACTTCTGTAATTTCTTTAATTCTAAACAGAGAATTCTATAACTGATGTTGTACATCAGTTTCAAAAAAATTAGTTCAGGTTATTATTAAAAAAGAAGTTtaaattttcaagaaaaaaggCTTGCGTTTGAATCAATTGATCAGTTGATGATGTGATGAGCACGTTAGACTACATTGATAAGAATGACAGTTTTCTTGTCACAAGCTATTTGGTCTAAATGACCGAGTTAGTTTTATCTGTACTGACAACAAgagtaaaatataatttacctATGCACTTCCGTAATATATGAACCTTAGCTTATCTTTATGATAAACTTGTCATAAAGCCGTGTTTAATGAGCGATGTACTTCCTAACGTAAAAATCGTTCGATTCACTGTTTTACagttaaagatttttttaggaTATTTGATTTCTTGATAAGATGGGGCTTGGTCACAAAGTTTATCGATACTTGTTTTGTTAAGTATTTGTTGTGGGCATTCCAAAGgcgttatctaaaaatatcacctcaaaaaaaaaaaattaaggtaGTTcctttttcacaaaattgatcAATTCGAGCGGAATTTTATGCAGTCACCTGTTCACACATTTTGCATATGTATAATACTAGGAATGTTATAACCATTTGCGCAGTTCGCCAGACAGCAGTATTTGTCTATTGTGGGCATATCTGTTAATGAATAAATCCATGTTCACGCTTGTGCCATCAGTATATACCCATTTAGTTTCTCTAGCTTTATCCGAACCGTCTACAAACGATTGCGAAGGTATTGGAAGACTATTGGCCAAGGTTTTGATTTTCTCCTCTGTATCCACTTTAGCCAAGTGACCTCCCTGTCCTATACAATAAGACAATGCATCTGAATGAGTATACTTGTTTAGTTGTATCTTGTAGCAGAAATTACTGAACTGGTCGTATTTAAAACCATTTAGTTCACATGCTGCACAGGTAAACGACGGCGATGACCACTGTCCATTCTGTTGGCACGTGACCTCTGCACTTCCGGTCAGAACAAATCCAGAAGCACACTTGTATTTAAGCGATGTTCCAACTGGAGAGGACTCTGAAGATGTTGGAGTAATTGCATTCGGAGTAGACTGAAGCATTCCACACGTTGTCAGGATCATTGCTGTCGTCGCCGTAAATGTTGTTTCTGTCGTCGCCGAGTTTGTTGTTTCTATTGTCTCTGGAGTTGTTTTCTCTGTCGTCACCGGAGATGTTTTCTCTGTAGTTGCCGGAGATGTTTTCTCTGTCGTCACCGGAGATGTTTTCTCTGTAGTTGCCGGAGATGTTTTCTCTGTCGTCACTGGAGATTTTTTCTCTGTAGTGGCCGGAGTTGTGTTCTCTGTCATCGTCGGAGTTGTTTTCTCTGCAGTCGCCGGGGTTGTTTTCTCTGTCGTCACCGGAGTTGTTGTTTCTGTCGTCGGAGTTGTTTTCTCTGTCGTCGTCAGAGTTGCGATATTATACACACACGTCGACTGGCCACTGGTCAATTCTACACACACATAATC
Coding sequences:
- the LOC138305607 gene encoding uncharacterized protein, whose amino-acid sequence is MVLSGSQCWGSVRNIKPGRNISNAFLTLDATGLQQCYKACLLRLKCEIASLDSIMLTCQLGENISESALSPSYTTGTVSRSTLAQFEPFLLDSCVSHSCEVDYVCVELTSGQSTCVYNIATLTTTEKTTPTTETTTPVTTEKTTPATAEKTTPTMTENTTPATTEKKSPVTTEKTSPATTEKTSPVTTEKTSPATTEKTSPVTTEKTTPETIETTNSATTETTFTATTAMILTTCGMLQSTPNAITPTSSESSPVGTSLKYKCASGFVLTGSAEVTCQQNGQWSSPSFTCAACELNGFKYDQFSNFCYKIQLNKYTHSDALSYCIGQGGHLAKVDTEEKIKTLANSLPIPSQSFVDGSDKARETKWVYTDGTSVNMDLFINRYAHNRQILLSGELRKWL